One window from the genome of Spinacia oleracea cultivar Varoflay unplaced genomic scaffold, BTI_SOV_V1 SOVchr0_096, whole genome shotgun sequence encodes:
- the LOC130465197 gene encoding uncharacterized protein — protein MSSGSPCASKKCYCGIPSKMLTSWTTDNPGRKFLTCKFSDVHTGRKGCGWFYWVDPDVVEWQRVVTNELMVEKRLLKTELRIMMTELQKLEDDKALLVAANERLERICTGGVAGMKGGRG, from the coding sequence ATGTCGAGTGGGTCTCCTTGTGCTTCAAAAAAATGTTATTGTGGCATTCCATCCAAGATGTTGACATCGTGGACAACTGATAACCCGGGGAGGAAATTCTTGACTTGTAAGTTCTCTGATGTTCACACTGGTAGAAAAGGTTGTGGCTGGTTTTATTGGGTTGATCCTGATGTTGTGGAGTGGCAAAGAGTCGTGACGAATGAATTGATGGTGGAGAAGAGATTGCTGAAAACAGAGTTGAGGATCATGATGACTGAATTGCAGAAGTTAGAGGATGACAAAGCCCTTCTTGTTGCTGCCAATGAGAGGCTTGAAAGGATATGCACTGGTGGAGTGGCTGGAATGAAGGGGGGCAGAGGATAA